One window of the Nicotiana tabacum cultivar K326 chromosome 4, ASM71507v2, whole genome shotgun sequence genome contains the following:
- the LOC107764282 gene encoding uncharacterized protein LOC107764282, giving the protein MEVSREDQNVEGEGEEEEMDREPTSRAHIRDISYHNSRLSGAMRQKAYIFDGEGNYFNKEWDLTEGRGKEFCWYHVELPKWNQRLSQSAQYLIDVLCPPLKLQDILSLVSNGPFCGHVDGALVFRVNSPGPASSKFTFRIAARVTENSVITVSLGRVPRLGFSPVNESLLSEVPIVESPRSGGVELKERGGTVIREHVLDFLLMMNHSEEADNPVPKSLSNLVVHIIDTHVDHLQDVLTKLEIELDSMELELDKGGFALKKQLLDDRRFPKMHLDLQRLLQVIAHGEQVFPRVKEKCSSKGWFASDDINSLEELIGRLRRLKENVGFIANRVTAIQAGLDSWQSEQINKKLYYLSFLSIVFLPLSVVTGVFGMNVGGVPWTNQREPELKEGFRNVMLLCVALLLLVLLCFLFPALYSHVVAWKRRRDMKRSWSLNRRSFLRRSTGVRERNEKGGYLRLY; this is encoded by the exons ATGGAAGTTAGTCGCGAAGATCAAAATGTAGAGGGagagggagaagaagaggaaatGGATAGAGAACCGACCTCACGAGCACATATTAGGGACATCTCTTACCATAACTCCCGTTTGTCTGGTGCTATGAGGCAAAAAGCTTATATTTTTGATGGAGAAGGGAATTATTTTAATAAGGAATGGGATTTAACAGAGGGTAGAGGCAAGGAATTCTGTTGGTACCACGTTGAGCTACCAAAGTGGAACCAGAGACTCTCACAATCTGCACAGTATCTTATTGATGTACTCTGTCCCCCTCTGAAGCTCCAAGACATTTTGTCACTTGTTAGCAATGGACCTTTTTGTGGGCATGTTGATGGGGCTCTTGTGTTTCGAGTTAATTCACCCGGCCCTGCATCCAGTAAATTTACATTTAGAATTGCAGCAAGAGTTACCGAGAATTCTGTGATCACGGTGTCACTAGGCCGTGTTCCAAGATTGGGTTTCTCCCCAGTAAATGAGTCTCTTCTCTCAGAGGTTCCCATTGTGGAAAGTCCAAGATCTGGTGGTGTTGAGTTGAAAGAAAGGGGTGGGACTGTTATCAGGGAGCATGTTCTTGATTTTCTGTTGATGATGAATCATTCCGAAGAAGCTGATAATCCTGTACCTAAATCTCTTTCAAATCTGGTTGTTCACATCATAGACACTCATGTGGATCACCTTCAAGATGTTTTGACGAAGCTGGAGATTGAGTTGGATTCAATGGAGCTGGAATTGGACAAAG GTGGTTTTGCTTTGAAGAAACAATTGCTGGACGATAGAAGATTTCCAAAGATGCATCTTGACCTGCAGCGCCTCCTCCAG GTGATTGCACATGGTGAGCAAGTATTTCCGCGAGTGAAGGAGAAATGTTCTTCAAAAGGTTGGTTTGCCAGCGATGACATCAATTCACTTGAAGAGTTAATTGGTCGACTGAGAAGACTAAAGGAGAATGTTGGGTTTATCGCCAATCGTGTAACAGCAATTCAGGCGGGTCTTGACAGTTGGCAGTCTGAGCAGATAAATAAAAAACTTTACTACCTTTCCTTCCTCTCCATCGTCTTTCTTCCCTTGTCAGTAGTAACCGGAG TGTTTGGGATGAATGTTGGAGGAGTTCCTTGGACCAATCAAAGAGAACCTGAGTTGAAAGAGGGGTTCCGCAATGTTATGTTGCTCTGTGTGGCTCTGCTACTGTTGGTTCTCCTTTGCTTCCTTTTTCCCGCGCTTTATAGTCACGTAGTAGCTTGGAAGAGAAGGCGAGACATGAAAAGAAGTTGGTCTCTCAACCGGAGATCCTTCcttagaagaagtacaggagtTAGGGAAAGAAATGAAAAGGGAGGTTACTTGAGGCTATACTGA